From one Xyrauchen texanus isolate HMW12.3.18 chromosome 17, RBS_HiC_50CHRs, whole genome shotgun sequence genomic stretch:
- the LOC127657785 gene encoding RNA-binding protein MEX3A-like, translating into MPSLLVLAGIMEKNGGYGGDLAGFGGESLLVPPEEEEDDSRALRVALGQLSLLGLGEGEDGSGAPAGGGGVQDRCNNNHHNHGVVSESGILPGKNKLCALYENSSIESKGRGCNITECVPVPSSEHVAEIVGRQGCKIKALRAKTNTYIKTPVRGEEPVFLITGRKEDVALARREIISAAEHFSMLRASRNKLGVSFSGSPPAPLPGQTTIQVRVPYRVVGLVVGPKGSTIKRIQQQTCTYIVTPSRDRDPVFEITGSPGNAERAREEIEAHIAFRTGGLHDQNNENDCLGHDGGNGGLESHLQQVWGLQGAPRKPLTSSYRQNFSDTIVGSSGGGNGGGIYSKSDFTSHGNGDKPGSYFGSEGTQSWGDPDYPKQVAYYAQQRSKSFGGLPLPLTRLSPGLPEPCGNANAVGSTHSQARRAHSEPTSATAAFTGRLPVPDSPPTVARDCMTCFESKVTAALVPCGHNLFCMECAIRICELNHPECPVCHTLVTQAIRIFS; encoded by the exons ATGCCTAGCTTGCTGGTTCTCGCAGGGATCATGGAGAAAAACGGGGGCTACGGCGGGGACTTAGCCGGTTTCGGCGGCGAGAGTCTCCTGGTGCCACCCGAGGAGGAGGAGGACGATTCCCGTGCCCTGAGAGTTGCACTGGGCCAGCTGTCGCTGCTGGGTCTTGGAGAGGGCGAGGACGGCAGCGGTGCTCCTGCGGGTGGCGGAGGAGTTCAAGATCGGTGTAACAATAACCATCACAATCACGGAGTCGTATCCGAATCTGGGATCTTACCAGGGAAGAACAAGTTATGCGCCCTGTACGAGAACTCGTCAATCGAGTCCAAGGGACGGGGCTGCAACATCACTGAGTGTGTGCCCGTGCCAAGCTCCGAACATGTGGCCGAAATAGTGGGGAGGCAAG GTTGCAAAATCAAAGCTTTGCGTGCAAAGACAAACACCTACATCAAGACCCCGGTCAGAGGTGAAGAACCAGTCTTCCTCATCACCGGTCGCAAAGAAGATGTGGCCCTGGCCAGACGAGAGATCATCTCTGCCGCAGAACACTTCTCCATGCTGCGGGCCTCTAGGAACAAGCTGGGCGTCTCTTTCAGCGGCTCCCCACCTGCACCGTTACCTGGCCAGACCACCATTCAGGTGAGGGTGCCCTATCGTGTGGTGGGTTTGGTGGTTGGACCAAAAGGCTCGACAATAAAACGTATCCAACAGCAAACGTGCACTTACATAGTCACTCCGAGCCGCGACCGTGACCCTGTCTTTGAGATCACAGGCTCCCCAGGGAATGCTGAGCGAGCTCGGGAAGAAATAGAGGCGCACATCGCCTTCCGCACGGGTGGGCTGCACGATCAAAACAATGAGAATGATTGCCTGGGGCATGACGGTGGCAACGGGGGTCTGGAAAGCCACCTGCAGCAGGTGTGGGGGCTACAGGGGGCCCCGCGCAAGCCGCTCACCAGCAGTTACAGGCAGAATTTCTCAGACACCATTGTCGGAAGTAGCGGAGGAGGAAATGGAGGGGGAATTTACAGTAAAAGTGACTTCACCAGCCATGGCAATGGGGACAAGCCAGGCTCTTACTTTGGCTCAGAGGGCACTCAGAGCTGGGGCGATCCCGACTATCCCAAACAGGTGGCTTACTACGCCCAGCAGCGCTCCAAAAGCTTCGGAGGCCTGCCTCTCCCTCTGACCAGACTGTCCCCGGGTCTGCCCGAACCATGTGGCAACGCCAACGCCGTCGGGTCCACCCATTCCCAGGCACGCCGTGCCCACAGCGAGCCTACCTCTGCCACCGCTGCTTTCACAGGCCGTCTCCCCGTGCCAGATTCGCCACCCACTGTGGCCCGAGACTGCATGACCTGCTTTGAAAGCAAGGTGACAGCCGCCCTGGTCCCATGTGGTCATAACCTGTTCTGCATGGAGTGTGCCATCCGAATTTGTGAGCTAAACCATCCGGAGTGCCCTGTCTGCCACACGCTGGTCACACAGGCTATCCGAATATTCTCTTAA